The DNA region GTTCCCTACTGAAGCTCTCAGCTCACTCATGCTGTTGTTAGATGCCTCAAACTTTGGAACTGTGCAAAAGAAAGTCTTATTACAGAATCTTGAAGAACAGGTGCTGCAAGCTCATAGGGCTTAAAATTAAAGACAATCATCCCCAACATTCATCCCCATTAATGCAGGCAAcccataattatttttttttttataaaaaaagtcATCTAAAGTAAAATTCTGAAGAGACCATACCTTTTGCTTCAGAAGGCAGAGTTGTGCTCACATTCATACCTTGCAGAAAGAATTTTTCAGTActtgcattctttaaaaaaaaagttgtcatttAACCTACTGATATACAACATAAGTTGCTAAGATTAGGGTTCAATTTTGCATGCAGTTAAGAGAAAGCTTTTCAAAGCATAGTCTTTAATTGAAATGCTAGCATCCCAAGGAAGAGCTTAGTCACACCTTTAAAGACAAAAGCTACCTTAGAGAAggttatgggggtgggggggaggagggggaactgTTGCTATCAGACTGCTGACCTGACCTCCACACTGAAGTCAGTCTCAGATGACCAGGATGGTGCAATGACCTCACCTGTGTTACAGGTACAGCTTTAAAGCAGCTAGGTACCACATAATTAGAGATGCAGAAAGTAATTTAATAGTGACAGATCAAGGTGATCATATATGATCAATCCAATGTGTATTAAAAGCAGCATGAAGTTCCCTGGACAGTCCTCAACAGTACTCAGCTGCTAATGCAGCACTGGGGGCAGGGCTGTTGGAAACATGGATTCCAATCACTGTAGGTGACCATAAGACAAGCACACACAGCCCTTATGCTGTATACAGAACACTGAGGATTTAAATCCAATTCCAGACTTCTGCCATTAGATGACATGCCTCTTTGTCATGGGCTATATTCCTCTGCTACAGCAGAATTGTTCCAAGTTTGGATAAAAAGCTTTGAAGAGTCAGCAATGCAATTGCTTAAAACAATTCCCTTTGACTCAACTTATAAGAAATTCCCATTGCAgacaaagtgtgtgtgtgcatataggtattttcctttcttccagttaTCCAAATATTAAAATCCCAAAATCCCAgtattaaaacaaagaaattattccCTCTTCCTGTAGCTGCATCTCTTGCTCTTGGACTTGCCCCAATTAACTTCTCCACATCAGAAGTACTGCAGACCCTACATGCTTTGTCTAGAGATTCTTACCAATGCAAAGTGAAAGATAAGCCTTGTTTTCTCAAAAGTCAAAGTCAAGAAGGCAGCGGTATTGCCGCACGTTCCAGAAGAAGTTGTATTATGTGGTACGAAATTCAGCAAATCTAATCCAATCTAtgagaagagaaacaattatgATACTTACTGTTCTTGAAAAGACTAATATACCACTACATGATCAGTCAGCTTCTATTTTACCTGAACTCACATGCATACAATGCTATATTTGCCCACCCATTTCACAGACAAGCAGGCAGATACATGCACACATTGGCTGGCGTAAGCTGCGCCAGAGGAGCAGGCTGGCACAGAGaacaaaggcatctttgcatGCGTAACAAAGCTTTCCTCAGCCCCAACTGGCTGCAGCCAATAACCTCCTGCTTTACCCACACCACACTTGCTCCTAGAAACATAAGGAAAAATCAGTAGCCACCCCTACAGAAGGTGCAACAAGCTATGAAATTCTGCTTCAACATAGTGGAGAAGCAATCATGAAAAATGCCTGTAATCATGATCATCTTGCAAGTCACTTCAGTTTAACACATTTTAGCTTTACCCGTGGTACCTGACTTCACACTGGGCTGTGTCTGCATACCATCATAGGCTAACTTGCAGAACAATGACACAGAAAACATTAGCAGGTCTTAGAGGTTAACTGACCCTCATGGGACTTTGGAAAACCTATTTACCACCCTCCCCACTGGTCATTAGGTTAGAAATCAGCTGTTTGAGCAGTGCTAGAGTGTCATGGTGCAGGAAGCAGCTTAGGGAATTTCACACAATTAAGGTGGCCATAGCACATTTCCCATCATAACCAGCTAGTGTGCAGCCAGACCTCAGTCATCAGTGCtcattttttcctcattcatCACCATATGCATACACCAGTGCAACACATGCATCTCACTAGCACACACAGCATTAAGCAATTAAATCCTACTGAGATCTACCCTCCTCACACCAGGTCCATTATCACTGGACCCTGAATAAACTACAGAAAAGCAGCCATAGTTACATTCACCTGCAGTTGTCCCATTGacctcaggtcaagccacaggATAGGAAAAAAGCTTGCAACCAAAGGTCCGTATAATGGAGAGCTTGTATgttttttcagtttcctattaAGGGCCTATTTGCATCAATAGTGGAAGGAAACAACCTATGCTGGGGCCAGATTTTTGTTTTCAATCAAATATCTCAGTACAAATTCCTGCATTTAAGTAACATTTCAAAACCCATCTAGACGACATCTGTTATAGAATTGCCAGTAGTCATATTTTGATAGTTTTACTGCTTCTTGAATCATCAAGTATATTTATTGCATTTGACAGATAAGTTTAGTACTCTTACTGAATGGAAAATCTTTAATGACAACTTGCAGTGCAACAGAACTGTGTCTGAGTATTCACTAATCTAATCCAAGTGAAACAATTTAAATACAGCATAATGGATGAACACTATGAAGATTCAGGATTTTATAGAAGTTAGCCTGTAATAATTTAACAAGTTTTCTccaaagaagaaaactgatggttttgaagaaagaaaaaaattataccttttcatctttttttagaTAGGTGACATTAAGCTGCAGCCCCATGGAGGCAAGCACACAGGTTCCATTTGCACCAGTCACATTGTATTTACCAACAGCAGGATTTTGTGGCAATGCAGTTGGTGCTGGGCTAGTTGTTGGAACCTGGCTAGTAGTCTGTCTAGGAGTTGTAGTCATTACAGTAGTGGAGACCATATCTTCAGCACATTCTGTGTCTGGAGAGAAAGGAATACAGACAATCaccaaacaaaatgaaattacaCAATGATCTAcctttttttaatcctgaaggagaaggaggatgcATTTTTAAGTAGCTTCTCCTAATAGAAGATACTAAGAAACAACAGTAAAGCATTATCTAAAATCTTGttacaaagtgtttttttttaaaagaaactcttAAAACCTAACATATGAAAATGGCAACTCTGCTGTTATTTTACAGAAATTCATGCACAACAGATCTGCTTTTATTCATTTGCTGTCATTTTATTTCTCCATGAAATCAGGAGAAGCACAATACTGCTATGCTGTCAGAGCCACAGCCTTCCTGCTGTATGCCCACAGCAAGGCTCAAATGACTACCCCTTAAACCTTCTGGGCACTCGTGTGCTAGAGGTAGAGGGACAGTTCTCAGGCCCAGTATGAAAAGCAGTCCCTGAGGAGATGTGCTGTTCTGGTCCTCCTCCTTCCACCCAGTACACTACCAGTTTGCAAGGATCCTATTTCGTTACTCTGGCAATACCTGAGGGAATATTAAAATACTACTGGACCTCTCAAGTCCTCATAGCAGTTGTCCTCAACAGTGTTATCTtaagacactgcttttgctggcaAGTGTTCCAATATAGCCTTTCCCTTGGAGTCTCATGTCCATTCTCCTTGTAGTCCTGCATTAGTAGCCACCTTCCATATCCACCATCTGAGGTAAAGAGCGAAGATGTCTAAGTCAGACTGCCTTCTCTTTTCATCCAGTTCTGCACCAACTTCCAAGGCAGTAGGAGAGAGGAACAGTGGCTTTGACTTACTTGCCAGAACAGTCAGAAACACCTGGCAACAAGACCTTTACTAGTTCTGGGACCTGAGAAAGCACCTGCATTGAATGTGCAAGCCAAAATCAAAGGTCACAGCAAAGACATCACTACAGTACAGGCTTCCAAGTTTCAAGCCAAGGTCATGTCCCTGTTTCAGGGATAACAGCTTACAGCCTTATAAGGAAGACAGGAACTACAGCAGCACTAGAAGTTGTCTCCATTCTGACTGAAAGAGCCTACTGCTAAGATTTAAATCATACACTTCTTGTAGATGCTAGATATATGATGTATAGCCTCTGTACTCAAACAGTGACTTAACTTTAGATTAAGAGTCAGAAAGAGGAACTCTACTTTAAATGCAGGCTAATCACCTTCTGAACACAGACTCCAATGCAGCAcactttcctatttctgctccaTTTCTGGAAGGTAGAAGACCAGAAGCAAGGGAGATGAATgatgaagggagggaagggagagggaagagggagcgGCCCCTTTTGTGGACTTAATAGACACCAGTCAGGTCTCAAAGTGATTAACTTCTTAACAGATAAACCAGTCAGCAGCTTTACTTGGTACTTCAGTGGGGAATTCCCCTTCATCTACAAGGCCTCAACATACAGAGCCTCTTACTAAAGTTGGCAGAGATGGAAAAAACAATCTCACTTAAAGTGGAAGTTCATCCTACACGGATACAGAATTTTTCTTGAACTAATTTACAGCATAGCTCTTAGTAACTCTTCAGTACAGATCTGGAGACAAGACAAATTATTCGTATGCCTTTTTCTGACAGTTAAGAAAAGAAGCTGACAGTACCAGATAAAATTAAagtctccttttctgcagagctgtagaTAATCACTACAATAAAAGCTCATTCACTAACTTCTGGGTACACCATCAGAAGTTACCATTACCAATGATGCGTAGATGCACTGAACACTGACATTCTTGTCTTCAGTGAGCCTTGCCCAGCTCACCAGCAGAAATATCCTCTAATGAAGGAGctgcacagaaaaagaaattaagggAGAATTCCAGATCTAAAGTTTATCAATCCCTGCCAAAAGGATAGAGAAAGTCTAAAGCCTACAAGAAGAGTGGAAAGAAGGAACTGTTCTGGGAGAAATGCTGCAGTCAAGAAGTATGGGGATAAAGATacaaaaaggataaagaaaagaTTCTTGAGCTActtgaataaaaatattaaggaaaaaaggaGATAGCTGATTGTGCAGTAGGAATAAAAAATTCTTGGGTGCAGTCCCAAGATGAcaataaaagataataaaaacCAAAGGAAGATGCTAATATAAAAAACTAAGCATGGCAGCATGAACAACAGGAATGtgggaacaaaacagaacaagggCCTTGAACTCAGTCCAAACAGTGCCTATCCCAGGATCATATGAACTCATGTGCCTTTTGTTGAGGGTTTTAACAGTGTCATCAAGACACAGCAATACTATAGGATGAAGAAAAGCAACTGTGAGGAAGTGATCGGCAACTTAAGACATTCTAGATGAGAATGGAGAGAGTGAAGGAAGTAGGAATAGAAAGTTAGTCAAATGCTGATAAACTTTTGTTGCATAAGATAATGGAAGTAACACCCTCCCAGAATAATGCAATACTGAATTTTTTAACCAAAAGAATGTGCAAGACCAGGTAGTAAGTGGTGTTGAAAGGAAAAGTATTAGACAgtaaaatttcagtgaaattttggAAGTTAAAAAAGTTTTTCCCATGAATGGTATCTGTACATGATCAAGGCTTATGTTGAAGCTTGCTGATAATGGAGTTGGATCAAGACATACTTAAAGAAAAACGGAACATTTAGTGGACTGAGTAAtagaaactagatttttttttaaatggtaaattGGTGTCTACATTTTTTCTGCACACTGTAGTACACTGAATAGAAAAGACTGAACAAGAAACTAATTCACACTGAAATCTGAGCCAGTAGTGTGAGGCGCCATAAAAAGTCAACTCCAGGATTATGATGCATCAGGCAAGGTATTTCTTGGAGAGATGGGGCAAAGAATAGAAAGCCCTGTAGAAGGCATCTTTTCAATGAATCCACCACACACCACCACTGATCTACTAGTCATAGGATTGATTTCAACAGATGCATGAATAGGATTACCAGGATAAGAATGTAAAGTTCTACATTTCCCTCAGAAGATGGAAGACTTCTTATTCAGCCCAACAAAATTAAGGCAAAGACTTACTACTGCCTGATGTTGCATGGGCAAGCAAGAGAAAGAGCCATATAAACTGAACAGTGCTGCCACAAAAGCAAACAGCACGAACACACCATGTAAGTAGCTTGTCATCTTAACATTATAGCAGAGAAATTTTGAGATGCTTTTTCAggataaaaattattttgtgattGAGGCTGATAGAGAAAGAACATTTCTTACAGCTTTTGTAAAGCTTCCTGTACAAAGATGCATGCATCTACTCCCTACAGGTCAGTTCTCCATTGTCCCCCATTAAATCACCAGCTTTCCCCTGAGCACATAGGAACTAGTTTAAACTGCTTTGGGAGAAGCGTACTTCTAAGTGATCAGACCCTCCTCAAACTAGGATTTTGGCCATGTGCTTGGTTGACCTACTGCAGCACAAGTTTACACCCATACTCACGAATGGAAAGAATGGTCCATAATGCTTGTACAAAACCCATGGGAATAGTATCTTCCAGTCATAGATGTTGACACCCCTACAGAGAAAACCTCAAGCAACTCCATTAACAGTTTCAACAGATGCCACTACACAGCTATCAGTTTCAGATCTGCTCTGTACCTACCTAGACATAATTAGTCAGGACTTTAAAAAATAACGTATCATTGAAAATATTAGCTTAACAAGTACTTTTTTTGCCACAAGATACCTACTATTTATACTGACAGTGCCATTTGCAACGTAGGCTTCCAAAGTAACATTGCTAAAAGTGATGTTCACATTCTTCATATTGATGTGCTTTGAGTTGACACATCTGTATTTTGTGCCCATATCTGCCCGAATATCAGATTTATGCGATACCTTCATCACCTTGCCTGTAAGAGGATTACACTGCATTAGAACATAACAGTATTTACAGAAACAAATCAGTACTACACACAGAAGGGTTACACAATGGAAAGAATAGGAAGTTTTCATTTTACCTTCAGTTGAATTATGGAATAAAGTTTTATCTGACAAATTGTAGTGGAAAATTAACTCTTCAACTTGGTACTGGTTTGCACTCTTCATGAAATTCAGGCTTAACGAATGTCCTGCTCCAAAACCCAATGCCAGAATTGGTCGAGATGTGTTACGTTTACCACATGTGCTTCGTTGCAGTACTGTGGCGTTTTGTGGAAGAAGAAAGTGTACAACCTGAGGggtataaaacaaaacacaaatgggATAATACAATGGACTTTCCTTACTGCTTTTCAAATAGCCTATGCAACTGCTACAAAACAGCCAACATTCACACAGCCTGTCAGCTGTCTATTTATATACATGTATCCGCTCCCCCAACAAATAGCATGGTACTGGTGCTCAGATTTCTAAGGATCTCGGTCCCTGTGAAATTTGAGGACAAAACAGTACACATTTGCAGCACTACTTAGACCTTGTTCCCTTAAACCAGCACTATGAATTTGCATGGACATCTGTACTAGATGAATCAAATCTGGCAAACTTTGAATACAGGTGAAAAATTAGATAATTTAATCTTTGTTTCTTGTAATACAATTGAGTAAGCAGAACAGAAGCACAAAGTACAGTCTGCATGGTTTGGCTAAAATTCTTCAGGTTCATTACATATTGACCAGTAACTCAGTACCTGAAGACAAACACAAAATTTAGTGGAAAGTTTGAGCTCATGGTTTACAAGGAACAGCCAAAGCCACATTATGAAAGCAGCCACCTCTGAATGTAAGCTTTTATAGCAGTATCAGCAGGATTTGAGACCATCAGCATTGAAGTGGACTATGCAATGTAGCTCCCAGATCAAAGAAATCCCACATGGCAGACATACCAGTAGCAAAgcagtaggatttttttcccttctaatctCACATTACACTAATGGCTAGAAAAAAGCACCTTCAACAGGGTTGCCTTAAAACATGCAATAGCAATGAGATTATAAATAATCCAAAATGCCCATTCAGTAGGAGAGATACCAAAAAATTATTAAATTGAAAAGCAGAGtgtttggaaataaaaattcttaatttttcctTAATAGAATTTGCTATTATATTGACTTTTGCTGTTAATGCTGAACAACCTGTATGCACTGGTCTGCAGACACACTGAAATATGTCGAGACCCACATGAGAGCGCCACAGATTTCAGGGAAGTTTAAAAGCTACCTACTAATAGCCATTTAATTTCAGATTTAGTCCACGTAAGTAATTGCAATGATCAAATCACCTAAAGGAGACTGGTAGCATTTTTTCTTTATGGTCCCAATAAAAGCCACTTTAGCTGCCAATAGAACTTGTAGGACATTTCAGTCGCAAATTTATTTCATGCATTTATTATTTGTGATGGTTTCAGGCAGTCTTAGTCCTGCTGTTTAATTAGAGGAAGCATCAATAATAAAGGAAAAATTGAAGCAACTTGACCAGAATGAGGGAATGTTTGTGGCAGCCATTTTTCAGGCTTGCATATTTGTTCAAAGTTTCAGTTGCACACCTGCAATAATAccacacatttttaaaaacaagttagagGTAAGCAGTGAGCTACTCCCCTCACCTCTTTTTGCCCATTGCTGTTGTATTCCACTGAGAAGGCCACTGTCATATCAGCCATTATGCAGACATTACCACTTGAATCTTTCACATCAAACGAAGCAGCAGCCTGTAAAAAGCCTGTTCAGAGTGGCAAGTAGTTAAGTTCATGTCACACAAGTTTTTATTTTAGATTCCCAAGCAGAGAGAAAAGTATGTACAACTCCACATTTTGTGACTACGTCCTAAGCTTCACAGTTGAATTTGGAAACTTGTTTAAGTCTGTACTAGCCTCAACATCACTACCAAACAAATTTAACACTTTCTAGTGTCTAAAAGACAAAACCATCCAAACCAAAACTATTGACATGCTTGCTCATTAGAGAACAACTTGTAACAAATGTATTGGTCATGCTGTTCAAGGCAACTACGCAGGGTTCACATGCCACAGAGCAAATAATTTGCAGGCTTCAGAAAGAACTGGCTTTGCCTATTTGATCCTGCCTATGGCGCTCAGTCTTCCCCTTGCAGCACACCACACGGCCTTCATTCCCGCTCTGCCAGGACACTCAGCTGCACACACACTGAACGCAGCATTTAGAAGGCTTGCATTGACTGCAGATGTTCTGGAGGCACTGCCAAAAATAGGGTGACGGAGTGAGCCATCCTTGTCAGGAGAACTTCTCTTTACTGTCACCATGCTCTCCACACTTGAGAAGAGGGTGGGGGCCAAGACCTTGACATAGACTGAGGTTACCTTTTCCTGCCTGGTTTAAGCTGATCTAACACTGAGCTGCTGACAAAAGCATGGTTTCCCCACGCACACTCACTTCCTCCAGCCCCAGTGCTCACAGCACTAATGTGACTGATCACACTGCACAAGTACTAGTCCTGACTTAACCGGGTAAGAACATGCGGCTGGAGGAGCGTAGGATCATCCCTTCTGACAGCAATATGGACTTAGCTCAGCTTACACTGATAATGAAACTTGAGTAGCTACACACTTCATCTGAAATGAGAGCTAACTGGACAGTATTCAGGTATCTGGAATCATACCACAACGTTCACATTTAAgggcattttctttatttttctggttatgcccccccccaaacctgaaGCAAATCTCACTGCAAAAAGCCTGCACTATTTTTATGCTAGCACTTCACTGGCTTGCATTTGCAACAACCTCACAATCTTACAGAAAACCTGAAAAAGCAGCTGCAAGACAAACCATGCAACTTATCTCAAGCAAATAAGCTTTAAGGAGTCAAGCACACTAATCCATTCAACTGCTGATAGAGCAGAAAGATCCAGCTGAGAGATTACCTATTATCTAACTTTTCCCCAAAAAGGTTTCTAAAAAGCAAATCCCAAATTTAAAGCTTTTTGCTACACAACTACGGTGCCTACAATTGGATTATGGCAATTCTTAGGAAGAATTGGACTTCTGTGAGCAGGACTTAGGTAGTTGGCACTTCAGCCATAGGAACACACTGAAAGCAGTTTTGCTAGCACTCAGCAAGCACTCAGGACTTTGTCCTGACAAGAGAAATATGTCCTCCCCCAGTACCAAAGGTGACCAAAACTTAAACTCATGCACTTTATCCAGTTGTTTAAAAAGTCTAGACTGAAAACCAAAGATAGACACAAGAAGAAATTGCTT from Apteryx mantelli isolate bAptMan1 chromosome 1, bAptMan1.hap1, whole genome shotgun sequence includes:
- the LAMP1 gene encoding lysosome-associated membrane glycoprotein 1 isoform X2; protein product: MADMTVAFSVEYNSNGQKEVVHFLLPQNATVLQRSTCGKRNTSRPILALGFGAGHSLSLNFMKSANQYQVEELIFHYNLSDKTLFHNSTEGKVMKVSHKSDIRADMGTKYRCVNSKHINMKNVNITFSNVTLEAYVANGTVSINNTECAEDMVSTTVMTTTPRQTTSQVPTTSPAPTALPQNPAVGKYNVTGANGTCVLASMGLQLNVTYLKKDEKIGLDLLNFVPHNTTSSGTCGNTAAFLTLTFEKTRLIFHFALNASTEKFFLQGMNVSTTLPSEAKVPKFEASNNSMSELRASVGNSYKCSAEENLWVSDKALVNVFNVQIQVFKIDGDKFGAVEECQLDENNMLIPIIVGAALAGLVLIVLIAYLIGRKRSHAGYQTI
- the LAMP1 gene encoding lysosome-associated membrane glycoprotein 1 isoform X1 codes for the protein MARAQGARGLLAAAALLGFLQAAASFDVKDSSGNVCIMADMTVAFSVEYNSNGQKEVVHFLLPQNATVLQRSTCGKRNTSRPILALGFGAGHSLSLNFMKSANQYQVEELIFHYNLSDKTLFHNSTEGKVMKVSHKSDIRADMGTKYRCVNSKHINMKNVNITFSNVTLEAYVANGTVSINNTECAEDMVSTTVMTTTPRQTTSQVPTTSPAPTALPQNPAVGKYNVTGANGTCVLASMGLQLNVTYLKKDEKIGLDLLNFVPHNTTSSGTCGNTAAFLTLTFEKTRLIFHFALNASTEKFFLQGMNVSTTLPSEAKVPKFEASNNSMSELRASVGNSYKCSAEENLWVSDKALVNVFNVQIQVFKIDGDKFGAVEECQLDENNMLIPIIVGAALAGLVLIVLIAYLIGRKRSHAGYQTI